One Nanoarchaeota archaeon genomic window carries:
- a CDS encoding AAA family ATPase → MLSKASLWFSEHNWTKNPFTLDISHSLFVGRTDQLNTVENSIEEGQKYIIITGPTGAGKTTLMKYLANKYDCLYIPKPPVKKEELVCILKSNILYPSIFHRLFDNKSIDAFNISEHLNNKLKGKRTVILIDEAHETDIEMLAWLRSIIEQVNGVTLILAALPKLKEEHLKTLETFSQRVTADIELRAFSKDESVELVKKRIVSVGGRTLEPFTLDALNEIYVLSGGSPREILKVCNNIVHKAIEKGASIIDRSYLSDFTKPEITDSGSAMIDSADGIADALNMLTDKQIRIIELVGQNGHMTPSDIVKKTSDIEGSAYQSDAHALRAVNNILRRLERDRIIIRERKGRTYRYFISPKYKSRFVKA, encoded by the coding sequence ATGTTGTCTAAAGCATCTTTATGGTTCTCAGAACACAACTGGACTAAAAACCCGTTTACTCTTGATATTTCTCATTCTTTGTTTGTTGGGCGCACAGACCAGCTCAACACAGTTGAAAACAGCATTGAGGAGGGGCAGAAATACATTATTATTACAGGACCTACGGGAGCGGGAAAAACAACCCTTATGAAATATCTTGCCAATAAATACGATTGCTTGTATATTCCAAAGCCGCCAGTTAAAAAAGAAGAACTTGTCTGTATTTTAAAGTCGAATATATTATACCCGTCGATTTTTCACAGGCTTTTTGATAACAAATCAATTGATGCGTTCAATATTTCCGAGCACTTGAACAATAAGCTGAAAGGCAAAAGAACCGTGATATTGATTGATGAAGCACATGAAACTGATATTGAGATGCTCGCATGGCTTCGATCCATTATTGAACAGGTTAACGGCGTGACTCTTATTCTTGCAGCGCTTCCAAAACTTAAGGAAGAGCACCTTAAGACACTTGAGACGTTTTCGCAGCGTGTGACAGCTGATATAGAGCTTCGGGCATTCAGCAAAGATGAGTCAGTCGAGCTTGTCAAGAAAAGAATAGTGAGCGTTGGCGGAAGAACTCTTGAGCCTTTCACGCTTGATGCTCTCAATGAAATCTATGTCTTAAGCGGCGGATCTCCACGCGAAATACTTAAGGTCTGCAATAATATAGTGCACAAAGCAATAGAAAAAGGAGCTTCAATAATTGATCGTAGTTACTTAAGTGATTTTACAAAACCGGAAATTACTGATTCCGGATCCGCGATGATTGATAGTGCAGACGGAATCGCTGACGCGCTGAATATGCTGACTGATAAGCAGATCAGAATAATCGAACTCGTGGGGCAGAACGGGCATATGACGCCGTCAGATATTGTCAAAAAGACATCAGATATTGAAGGCTCTGCCTATCAGTCTGATGCACATGCTTTGAGAGCGGTGAATAACATACTTCGCAGGCTTGAGAGGGATAGAATCATAATACGCGAAAGAAAGGGCAGAACCTATAGATATTTCATATCTCCAAAATACAAGAGCCGATTTGTTAAAGCATAA